One segment of Alnus glutinosa chromosome 2, dhAlnGlut1.1, whole genome shotgun sequence DNA contains the following:
- the LOC133860907 gene encoding uncharacterized protein LOC133860907: MSQTSRAFVAASVGVVEAMKDQLGICRWNHVIRSAQQNAKNHLRSMSQAKNLSPSTSAMVMGKAREEKLRRSEESLRTVMYLSCWGPS, translated from the coding sequence ATGAGTCAAACAAGCAGAGCCTTTGTGGCAGCCAGTGTTGGGGTTGTGGAGGCCATGAAAGACCAGCTGGGGATCTGCAGGTGGAATCATGTCATCAGATCAGCGCAACAAAATGCCAAGAACCATCTCAGGTCCATGTCTCAGGCCAAGAACCTTTCTCCTTCAACTTCTGCAATGGTTATGGGCAAAGCAAGAGAGGAGAAACTGAGGCGGTCAGAGGAATCTTTGAGGACGGTCATGTACTTGAGCTGTTGGGGTCCCAGTTGA
- the LOC133860875 gene encoding receptor-like protein kinase FERONIA codes for MYWLALYLSFLHLLLTQAVTGTQPPYAAIDYLLLDCGSSSNSTSLDGRNWDGDFNSKFSPPNIQTTSIASTPSQHDDPSVTQVPYMTARIFQHKFTYSFPVSPGLKFVRLYFFPATYSGLDKSKSFSFVTANNFTLLSNFSAFLTVSSLNPPVASFIKEFIIPVLYSQFLNITFIPSKSSYAFINGIEIISMPNNLYMYNRDYVITFVDYNSRSFYFDDTTALETMYRLNVGGKDVSGVEDTGMFRTWSQDSQYLFGQMIGLTPYRSKATIQYTTDTPAYTAPKNVYQTSRTMDFDPTVNLHSNLTWIFLVDGGFNYLLRLHFCETQLAVVETNQRVFYIFIKNQTAEVGADVIQWSGGTGIPVYREYVVLVPSGNNGKQDLWLALHPDLDMSPRPSFVSAILNGVEIFKLNQSDGSLAGLNPEAVAVPSCLEPKTKLTERTKWSLPFIAIIIGGAISVVAVVSILGLLAFRVSKRAKDVGSTGVASWWDLFPFTKTKSSKTRGSSLPSELCRNFSFAEIKAATNDFDNVLIIGVGGFGNVYKGYIYDGTTPVAIKRLKSGSKQGAHEFHTEIAMLSQLRYLHLVSLIGYCKDGDEMILVYDYMARGTLRDHLYNTDNPHLPWKQRLEICIGAARALNYLHTGAKQTIIHRDVKTTNILLDEKWVAKVSDFGLSKVGPISMSKPHVSTVVKGSFGYLDPEYCKRQQLTEKSDVYSFGVVLCEVVCGRPPIMRNAETAVGLARWARESYRNGKVEEMVDQSMKGEIGTRCLKKFVEIAMNCLLDNGIERPSMNDVVGGLEFALQLQESVDEDVGLDVAQTEIILGDEKALFPKSTLDYSADMSSSSSGQVSSRNYSNNRVTITSNGEQSFASASQDSGKLMSSGTEFSEIMNPSTSSR; via the coding sequence ATGTACTGGCTTGCCCTCTACCTCTCCTTCCTCCATCTCCTCCTCACCCAGGCCGTCACCGGAACCCAGCCACCCTACGCTGCCATCGACTATTTACTCCTCGATTGTGGCTCATCCTCGAACTCGACCTCGCTCGATGGCCGTAACTGGGACGGCGATTTCAACTCAAAGTTCTCACCCCCAAATATACAAACCACATCAATTGCATCTACCCCCTCCCAACACGACGACCCTTCTGTTACCCAAGTCCCCTACATGACTGCACGCATCTTTCAACACAAGTTCACCTACTCCTTCCCCGTCTCACCTGGCCTAAAGTTCGTCCGTCTCTATTTCTTCCCGGCCACCTACTCCGGACTTGACAAATCCAAGTCCTTCTCCTTCGTCACAGCCAATAACTTCACCCTCTTAAGCAACTTCAGTGCCTTCCTTACCGTCTCTTCGTTAAATCCCCCCGTAGCCTCCTTTATCAAAGAATTCATAATCCCTGTGTTGTACTCTCAGTTTCTCAACATAACCTTTATTCCATCAAAAAGCTCTTACGCCTTCATTAATGGAATAGAGATTATTTCTATGCCAAACAATCTCTATATGTACAATAGAGATTATGTAATCACCTTCGTAGATTACAACAGTCGTTCCTTCTATTTCGACGACACCACTGCTCTTGAGACTATGTATAGACTAAACGTGGGGGGCAAGGATGTCTCGGGCGTAGAGGATACTGGGATGTTCCGAACTTGGAGTCAGGACTCGCAGTATCTGTTTGGCCAGATGATTGGGCTGACGCCGTACCGGTCAAAAGCCACGATACAGTATACGACGGACACACCGGCCTACACAGCGCCGAAGAATGTGTATCAAACCTCTCGCACAATGGATTTTGATCCTACGGTTAACTTACATTCCAACCTCACGTGGATCTTCCTGGTTGATGGCGGGTTTAACTATCTTTTGAGGCTTCATTTCTGCGAAACTCAGCTAGCCGTAGTGGAAACGAACCAAAGGGTTTTTTACATATTCATCAAAAATCAGACGGCAGAGGTAGGAGCGGATGTGATTCAATGGAGTGGCGGTACCGGAATTCCTGTATACAGAGAGTATGTTGTGTTGGTCCCAAGTGGAAACAACGGCAAACAAGATTTGTGGCTCGCGCTACACCCTGACTTGGATATGTCACCACGTCCCTCATTTGTCAGTGCCATCTTGAACGGTGTGGAAATATTTAAGTTGAACCAATCAGACGGTAGTCTTGCTGGGCTCAACCCAGAAGCAGTGGCGGTTCCCTCATGCCTGGAACCCAAAACAAAACTAACGGAGAGGACAAAGTGGTCGTTGCCATTTATAGCCATTATCATTGGTGGTGCAATTTCTGTCGTTGCTGTCGTCTCTATTCTTGGTTTATTGGCTTTCCGGGTGAGTAAAAGAGCCAAGGACGTGGGCTCCACCGGTGTAGCTTCATGGTGGGATCTATTTCCTTTCACCAAGACCAAGTCAAGTAAGACGCGGGGCTCATCTCTACCGTCCGAATTATGTCGTAACTTTTCGTTTGCTGAAATCAAAGCCGCCACTAACGATTTCGATAATGTTTTAATCATAGGGGTTGGAGGGTTTGGCAACGTGTATAAAGGGTACATTTATGACGGGACCACGCCAGTTGCAATCAAACGGCTGAAATCCGGTTCAAAGCAAGGGGCTCACGAGTTCCACACCGAGATTGCGATGCTCTCCCAGCTTCGCTACCTCCATCTCGTTTCTCTGATTGGATATTGTAAGGATGGCGATGAGATGATCCTCGTCTATGATTATATGGCCCGTGGGACCCTCCGTGATCATCTGTACAATACCGATAATCCTCATCTGCCGTGGAAGCAACGGCTTGAGATCTGTATTGGTGCTGCGCGTGCGTTGAACTACCTTCATACGGGCGCGAAGCAAACGATCATTCATCGTGACGTGAAGACAACAAATATCTTATTGGATGAGAAATGGGTGGCCAAGGTGTCCGATTTTGGATTGTCCAAAGTAGGCCCCATTAGCATGTCCAAACCCCATGTCAGCACAGTGGTCAAGGGTAGTTTTGGGTATTTGGACCCGGAGTATTGCAAACGTCAACAGTTGACTGAGAAGTCTGACGTGTACTCATTTGGTGTGGTTTTGTGTGAAGTAGTATGTGGAAGGCCGCCCATAATGCGTAATGCAGAGACAGCAGTGGGCCTAGCAAGGTGGGCGCGGGAAAGCTATCGCAATGGAAAGGTAGAGGAGATGGTTGATCAGTCAATGAAGGGTGAAATAGGGACCCGGTGCTTGAAGAAATTTGTTGAGATCGCGATGAATTGTTTGCTTGACAACGGAATCGAACGGCCATCAATGAATGATGTGGTGGGGGGCCTTGAGTTCGCATTGCAATTGCAAGAGAGTGTAGACGAAGATGTAGGGCTTGATGTGGCTCAAACTGAGATAATATTAGGTGATGAGAAAGCTCTCTTCCCCAAGTCCACACTTGACTATAGTGCTGATATGTCTAGTAGCAGCAGTGGACAAGTGTCAAGTAGAAATTATAGCAACAACAGGGTGACCATAACGAGCAACGGGGAGCAAAGTTTTGCAAGTGCCAGTCAGGATTCGGGTAAATTGATGTCCTCTGGGACAGAGTTTTCTGAGATTATGAATCCTAGCACTAGCAGTCGGTGA
- the LOC133861873 gene encoding uncharacterized protein LOC133861873, with amino-acid sequence MMSSGSKGWVVAASIGVVEALKDQGFCRWNHTIIRSAKNHLRSVSQAKKLPSPSSSAMVSGSLRDKKAKQSEESLRTVMYLSCWGPN; translated from the coding sequence atgATGAGTTCAGGAAGCAAAGGTTGGGTTGTGGCAGCCAGTATTGGAGTGGTGGAGGCACTGAAAGACCAAGGATTCTGCAGGTGGAATCACACAATTATAAGATCGGCCAAGAATCACCTCAGGTCTGTTTCTCAGGCCAAGAAGCTGccttctccatcttcttctGCAATGGTTTCTGGTAGCTTGAGAGACAAGAAAGCGAAGCAATCAGAGGAGTCTCTAAGAACAGTCATGTATTTGAGCTGTTGGGGTCCAAACTGA